From the Carya illinoinensis cultivar Pawnee chromosome 4, C.illinoinensisPawnee_v1, whole genome shotgun sequence genome, one window contains:
- the LOC122308028 gene encoding methyl-CpG-binding domain-containing protein 13-like → MTDRSSVDCLPPGWNVEVRLRKNGKREKLYTDPVSGYVFRSMKDVSRYLETGKLGRLAFKPKGKGIIGVLLGDDNILVGP, encoded by the exons ATGACGGACCGGAGTTCTGTGGACTGCCTTCCACCGGGTTGGAACGTGGAAGTGAGGTTGAGAAAGAACGGCAAAAGAGAGAAG CTCTACACCGATCCTGTCAGTGGATATGTCTTCCGCTCTATGAAGGATGTATCTCGCTATCTTGAAACTGGGAAATTAGGAAGGCTTGCATTCAAGCCAAAGGGCAAAGGTATAATTGGTGTGTTGTTGGGAGATGATAACATCTTGGTAGGTCCATAG